From the genome of Nocardia sp. NBC_01503, one region includes:
- a CDS encoding DUF3499 domain-containing protein: protein MRRCCRPGCKNPAVATLTYVYSDSMAVVGPLVTVAEPHSWDLCETHASRITAPKGWELVKHEGGFSSGTPDDDDLTALAEAVREAGLRRRTPEPDPRGYTDYPPATQRPNRTGRRGHLRVLPDPPS, encoded by the coding sequence ATGCGTCGTTGCTGCCGTCCAGGCTGCAAGAATCCGGCCGTTGCGACGCTGACCTATGTGTACTCGGACTCGATGGCCGTGGTCGGACCACTGGTCACCGTCGCCGAACCGCACTCCTGGGACCTTTGCGAAACACACGCCTCCCGCATCACCGCCCCCAAGGGCTGGGAATTGGTCAAGCATGAGGGCGGCTTCTCCTCCGGCACCCCCGACGACGATGACCTGACCGCCCTGGCCGAGGCCGTCCGCGAAGCCGGATTGCGGCGCCGCACACCGGAACCCGACCCGCGCGGCTACACCGATTATCCGCCCGCCACTCAGCGCCCCAATCGCACCGGTAGACGCGGGCACCTACGGGTACTCCCGGACCCACCCAGTTGA